The nucleotide window TCGATCATCTCGATCGATAGCGATTGCAGGCGGCGGGCTTCGGTGAAGTCTCCTTTTTGAAAGGCGGCAATCAGATCGCGATAGAGTTGCGGAGCCCAGTTGAAGGTGGAGCCCACCGCACCACGGGCGCCGGCGGCGAGTCCCCCGAGCATGGCCTCATCAATGCCGAAGGGCAGATCGAAACGGTCCCCGGCGACTTCAAGACTGCGGCGGTAGGAAACGAGATCCGGATTGGTGAACTTGATGCCGGCAAGGGTGGGGATGCGGGCCGGGGCATCCACCAGGAATTGCTCCATCGGCAGCGTCACTCCGGTGAGAACCGGAATGTCGTAGTAGTAGAATGGCGTTTGCGGAGCTTCCCTGGCGATGGCGGCGCACCATTCGATCAGGGATGAAATACTACCAGGCTTGTAGTAGGATGGGGCCAGCGCGCTGATGGCGGAAAATCCGAGCGAGCCAGCGTGACAGGCGAGGGTCTTGCAGTCCTCGATGCAGTTTCCACCCACATGGGCGATCACCGAGATTCCATTGGCCGGTCCGGCCTCCGCCCATGCGTCGTAGAGCCGGATCTTCTCCGCGCAGGAGAGGGAATGGGATTCGCCGGTGGAGCCGGTGATGAAGACGGTGCGGATACCTTGGGCTGCCAGAAGGGCGGCCTGGGTGGGGATCACTTCCGGTGCGATGGACCCGTCCGCATGAAACGGGGAGTGGGTGGCGGCGACGAGTTCGTGAAGGGACATGGTTGGGAACGAATGAAGAACGTTGGATCAATCGGTGGATGCTGTGGCTCCATGCGGACGAATCATCAGCACCAGCGCCACGGCGATAGCTGCCATGATCCCGAAGGTGGTGAAGATCAGGGCGGGGGATGAACCGGCGTCGCGCATCGCCCCCACCAGTTTCACGGCGAGGCCGCCGACGGTCACACTGGCCATGTTCATCAGCCCGTAACCGGTGGCGCGCAGTTCCGGGCGCACGATCTGGCAGAGGATCGGCATGTTGTTGGCATCGAAGAATCCCCATCCGAGGCCGAAGAGGATCAGGAAGGCGATCGCCACGCCCAGCGACGGCGCATAGCCGATCCCGAAGAGCGCGGGAATGCACACCGCCATTCCGATCGCGCTTACGAACACATGTCCGCGCGGAGTCAGCCGCGTCCATCGGTCCGCGAGAGTGCTACCGATGACGACTCCTCCGATCGAAGCCAGTGTGATCCATAAGGTTGCAGAAACTCCGGCTTCTCCTTGGTTGAGATGGAAGGTCTCCGCGAGAAGGGCGGGCATCCAGCTTTTCACCACCCAGCCGGGCATGGCGGGAAGTGAGAAATACAAGATGAGCAGGATGAACGATCCGATGCCGAAGAGTTGGCGCAGGGACATGAGCACGCCGGGCCGGGGCCCGCGTGTGGCGTCGGAGAAAACCTTCGGCCCGTTTTTCAGACACAGCAGAAGCACCGCCGCGTAAATCACTCCCGCGAGGCCGAACCAATGGAAGGCGGCGCGCCAACCGTGGCTGGAGTCCGCGATGTAGCCACCTTGTCCACCGAGGATGATACCGAGATAGATCCCGGACTGATGAATGCCCACGGCGCGCGAACGTGTGCCACTGCGATGAAAGTCCGCGATCAAGGCCAGTGCCGCGGGAATGTAACACGCCTCGCTGACTCCCATGAGCGCCCGTGCCCACCACATCTGCTGATAGGTGGTGGCATGTCCCGTCAGCCAGGTGATGGCGGACCACACGCCCAGGCTCACGATGATCACCCATCTCCGGTTGAAACGGTCCGCCACGTAACCACCCACCGGACTGAAGAACCCGTAAACGAATAGGAACACCGCCATCAGATCTCCAAAGTGCTCGTTGGTCGCGATGTCCGGTACGCCGGACATGATCGACTGCTTCATTGTCGAGAAGATCTGGCGGTCCAGGTAGTTCAACAACGCCACCGGCCACAGCAGGGCGACCGTGAGCCATGCCTGACGTGAGGCGTTGTTTGTTGGGAGATCGGACATGGCTTCAGCGATCCGGGTGGAGGATGAAGACCTGGTTGGTGCGGACGCCGGGCCGCACTTCGCCGTTGAAGAAGATCGTGCCGTCCTTCCAGGGAGCAACCGCAAGTGTGACCGGCGGGGGAAGGGTAAGCATGCCATCCTTGCTCCATGTGCCGGAGACAAGATCGTAGCGATGGACGTCGCGGGCGAAACCCTTGTGCTCCTCCGGCTTCGCGATACCGACCTGAGTGCCATCGTCACCGGAAACCAGGAGGAGGGAGTGATTCACCACCGGTGCGGGTGTGGCAGCCCCCACCGCAGGCCGGGGCATGTCGGCGAGTTGCGTCCATCTGCCATCCTTGAACATCCAGGCGTCCTGCAAGTAGGTGCGCTTGGGTTTGCCTTGGTCATCGGGTGCCAGCGAGCAACCACCCATGACGAAGAAGGATTCATCGACAGCGGCGGCGGTGGCGAGGATACGGCTCGGAGCAGGCAGTCCCGCCTCCTCCTTCCAGCCATTCTCCATCGCATCCAGATCCAGCACCCAGTGTTTGGACGAGGCAGTGGTAGAGTCCGGCTTCACGATGCCGCCGCACAGATGCACCTTGCGGCCGATCATCGCGCCACACATCTGGGCGAGAGGTTCCGGCAGCAGCGGCAGGGCACGGAAACGGGGTGTGGTATCCTCCAGCGTCAGCAGATGGACCTCGCGGAAATTCCGGGCGGCATCTCCGCCGCCGATGAGAAGCACGCCTTCGGGAACTGTCAGCGAAACGCCGTAACCATTCGCGGCAGGAAGTTTGCCAATCTCCTGCCACGTCGCATCCGGCTTTGAGAGATCGAGGGAAAAGAGCTTGTCGTGCCACACCTTCGTTCCGCCGTCCCATGGCATCCGGCCATCGGGAAAATTCGCCCCGCCACCCGCGAGCAGGATGTGGTCCTGCACTCCGGTGAAGGCCCCGGCGAAGCCGCGTTCATCCGGCACCTGTGGCAGCAGCGTGGTCGAGATCCCGGCCACGCCTGCGGATGGGAGAACGGACAGGGCGGCAGCGATCAGCGACGGTGTCAGGGAGGAACTCATGAAAGCAGGCAAGGATCACTTTGGGTGCAAGGAGGAGTCCTCCGGCAAGCTCATTTTATTTCATGCCGGAATCAAAAATGGCGATAGCCGGAGTACTGGTCTTGAAAACAAACCGGTTTGCCGGTGATTCATCTTCCGCATGCTTGCATCCCGTTGTGAATCGGGAAATATGCAAGACATGACGGAGCTGCCAATGCCTTCGCGGGGAAACCTTGTCCATGAAAGCAGCCGGGTCATGCGGCTGCGCATCCAGGGCGGCGAGTGGAAGGAGTTCCTGCCCGGGGAACGGCGTCTCGCGGAGCTGCTGCAGGTGGGCCGCGATACGGTCCGTCTCGCCGTGCAACAGCTTGAAAGGGAGGGCACCATCAGCCCGGCTGAGGCGGGGAGCCGACGACGCATTCTGGTCACCACTTTCGCCGCTAGAAAATCCAACGCGGGCAAACACCTGAAGATCGGCCTCCTCGCTCACCGGCCTCTTGAACAATTGTCCCAGCCTGCGCTTCTGGAGGTGGATCAGATCCGGCGCGCGATCGCGGGAAAGGGTGGGTCTTTGGAAGTCTTCGCTCCTTCGTGGTATGAACGCCGTGCTCCGGCAAAGAACCTCGAGGCATTCGTTTCAGAGGAAACCTGCAGCGCGTGGATTCTGCTGAGATCAAGCGAACCGGTGCAGCGGTGGTTCATGCAGAAGGGACTGCCATGTTTGATCCGGGGCTATCCGCACGAAGGGATCGATCTGCCCCATCTCGATGTCGATTGGGAGGCAACCGCTCGCCACGCCGCCGGACGCTTGTGGAGGCTCGGTCACCAGCGCGTAGGTATCCTCGTTCCCACGGAGTCACTGCGGGGCATTGCGGCCGCTGTGAAGGGGGCGCTTGATCTTGGCGAGACGGGCTTCCAGCCATTCGAGATTCCGGAGAACGGCACGGTGGATGGCATTGCCCGTGGCTTGGCCCGTGCATTGCAGTTGCGGAATCCTCCCACCGCGCTGATTGCCACCCGGCCGCGCCAAGCAGCCACCGTGCTGACATGGCTGGGTTCCCGTGGCATCCGTGTGCCCGCGGACATCAGTTTGATCAGCCTCGCCCGCGAGCCATTTCTGGAGCATCTTGTGCCGGAGGTTTCCGGTTACGATGTCGATCCTGATTCGGTGGCAAAGCAGGTGATGCGCCGCCTCACCTCATTGATCTCCGGCAATCCCCATCCGGGAGGAAATTCATGGATCACTCCGGAGGTGGTGAAAGGGGCTTCGGTGGCGGCGTTGAAGGCGTGAAATCATCGCAGGGCTTTCACCCGCACGAACTTCTTCTCCGGGCCCGTGGAGATCATCGTGGAAGATGTGGTGGAGGTTGCGGTCACATCGGCGGTGTCCGTGGCCCAAGTCATCAGGTCCATGCTCTCCTCGATGCGATAGGTGCGGCCGGGAACGGAAGCCCAGCTCACGTCCAGGCCGCCGGGTGTCACGGCTTGTGACGTGAGGACGAGAACGGAGGATTTGGCGAGCGGATCGGTTCCTGCCAGATGCTCCTGGAGATTGCCTTGCCCGTCTCCATCGGGATCGCCGGAGGCATCGTTCACGCTCGGGTTGGTGCCGTTGAGAGTTTCCCAGGCGTCCGGCATGCCGTCTCCATCCGAGTCGATGGCGGGATTCAACAGCCACTCTTCCTCCACGCGTGCGAAGGTGATGAGGCTGTAGTCGTCCTTTTCGAAGAGTATTCCGATCGACCGGTCAGGGAGGATACAGATCGAGGAATAGGCGGCGGATCCGGCATAGAGCTGTCGGGATGCCGGCCAGCTTGCACCGGCATCCGCGGACACACGCAGGGTGAAGTTCGTGCGGGTGGAAGAACTCGCAGGATTGCCGAAGAGGATCAGCTCGCGTGGTTGCCCGGCGAGTTTGCTGGCCCACTGGATTACGCTGCCTTGGCACACCGGGTCCGGCACGGAGGACAAGCGGAACAGACTGCCCCACGTGCCGTCTTTCATCGGAGTGGCTCCGCCGGGCGTATAGCGTGCCCATGCCCGTTGGCCGTTCGATCCGGAGGGAGTGCGCATGGAGAACAGCAGCCTGCCGTCATCCAGTTCGCAGGCGGTGTTTTCATTCGTCTGCGGAGAGGAGGTTGGAACTGAGGAACCGAAATCCCATGTCGCTCCATGATCACTGCTGAAAACGGAGCATGTACGCACGGTGCCGGAGGCATCCCGGTACTGGGATGGAAAAACGAGCGTGCCATTCCTCATTGCGAAACCATGGCCGGGTCCTTGGAAGACGAGACGCCAGTTGATGTCGTCCTTTACTTCCGCCGTGATATTGATCGGCGCGGACCAGGTGTTTCCGCCATCCGTGCTTTTCGTCAGGACGTACTGGCCGCTCTGGGTGATCGCCGTTCCCGCACCTGATCCATTGTATGCATGATTGCCGAAAGACCAGAGTGCCGCCACCCAGATCGTGTCCGTCACCGGATCATGGAGGATGCATGGGTCGCCGACTCCGTTGCCGGAGGAGCCTGGGATGGAGGCATCGAAATCCATGATCGCCTTCATGGGAGACCAGGTGGCTCCGCCATCCGTGCTGCGCATGTAACCGACGTCCACATTGGCAGGCAGATCGGCGCTGCTGTCATAGCGGATGTCAAAGACGGCGTGGAGCACGCCGTGGGTATCGGAAACGATGCCGGGGATTCGATAGGTGTTCACCGCATCTTGTCCGCTGCGACGGATGTCCGTGAACGAAGGCACGAGCCCCAGGGTGAGCGCGCCCGCGGGGTCGGCATTGGTTGGCTCCATCGTGCCGGATGGATTGCCTGAGACGGTGATCGAATCGATCTTCGCGTCCAGTGTGCTGCCGAGAAGTGCCCGACGCTTTGGAACGATGACGACGGAGAAATGATTGCGTCCCTCAAGCAGCGAGGACGAGCAGGTGAGATCGAGTGTGTCTGATGATGGCAAGGACACGTCCGCCAGGGAGGCTGTGGAGGGATTCGTCACGGTGGTCAGACCCGTGCCCAACAGATGGACGGATTGGATATTCCGCCGCGTGCCGGGAGCGAGGGTGAGACGGACTTTCTGCAGTGTGGTGCTGCCCGCCGCCGGGCAATCCACGGAGAGATGAAGCAATTCGCTGCGGCCGAAGCGCGCCACCGTTGCCGGAGTCTGCGAAACCGCGGCGGCAAATGGCGGAGGTCCGGGGTTGTTCCATCGGGAAGACCACGCGGAATCGAGCGTGGCGACTTCGGACGCGTCCAGCGTCTTGGAAAACACGGCGACTTCTGCGATGTCGCAGGAGAGGCGGCTGAAGGGACTGCCGCCATTGCTGCCCAGAATGAGACCGCCGAGATTGGTGGCATCCGCATCAACAATGTTCGCGATCTCCACGCCATTCACATAGTGGCGGATACGTGTGTCGATGTTTCCGCTGCCGGCATCGAACGGCTCGAAGGTGAAAACATGCCGCTGCCATACGGTGGTCTGACGCGTGGCGGTATCAGTCTCCGCTCCGTTCCATGCTGCGGAGGACGTGGCCACGCCCGCCTGCCATTTGCCACTGCGGATCTGGACACGGGTTCTCCCGCTGGAAGTGGAACCATCAAACAGGAAGCCATCTCCGGTTCCAGTGACCTGGCAGAGCACCGCCACCGAGCGTGCGCTGGTGAGCGGACCGAACTCCGTGGAGTTCGCCCACAGGTCGTTGCTGCCATCAAAGCGCAACACTTCACGCACGCCGCCGCCTGCAAGCGTTACCGGACGCCGGTAGGTGAGGCCAGCCACGCGCCGTGTCAGATCGTGGACGGCGCTTCCATCGACCAGATTGCCCCACCGCTGAACTGCCCCGGACGAATCGAAAGCCGCGCCGTGATCGGCGAGGAACCAGCCGTACAGTTGCGACCACGCGGGCATCGGTGTGGTGCCGGTGGCTCCGGTGCCGATCATTTCCGCCGCCATGCGTTCCCCCAACAGGAGTTCGCTGTCGGCATCGTCGTGGAGCGATTGGCCGTCTTCGTTTTGAAGCGTCAGGCCCGTGGATTCCGCGTAGCCGATGTCCGCGCGGCTGTCGGCCAGGGATTTCTGGTTGGTGCGGGTGGTGTCGCGGTTCGTGCCGGTACCGGCGATCTCGCCGAATACGCCCTTCAAAGCCGTGGCGTGGGGGAGATCGGCGGAAAGATTGGAGAGCAGAGTGGAGAAACGCGTGCCCGCCGCGGATGCTTCCGCCGTGCTGTTGCTCTCGCCCTGGACATACAGAACTCCGGAAATCTCATAGTCATCGTAGCCGGCAGGCAGCGATGTGGTCGCTGCCTGAACGGTGGCTGTGATCTTCTGATACATGTGGTCATCGGTGGAGCCCTTCAACCAGAAGGTATTTCCCCCATCCCCACGAGCTGCTTTGATGATTCCGAAGTCGCGATAGCCCGTGTCCCAGAGGAGGCGGGAAAAACCGATCTCCGGTCCCCAGTGGTCGTCATTGCCCGCATGGTAGCCACCCGTTTGCGCACCAAGGATCGTCCAGCCGGAGGATGCGCCCAGTGCCGCATCACCGCTGGTGGTGGCGTTCGCCAGATTGTCCCAGAAGAAGGGAACTCCTCCCGCATGCTCGGCGGCATGCTGGCCCGGTGGACGTGATCGCATGGTGAGATCCGTGGTGCCCACCGTGCCGAGTGCGTTCGATTCGCCGGTGACAATGAACAGCCGCAGGGTTTTGGCCTCCGCAGGGATGGAGAGAAGCGGCAGCGTGAGTGCGAGAAGACGGGCGTGCATGGTGAGGGGATTTCGGAACAAGGTGCGTCCGGTCCGTCATCGGAGCCAGTGGAGGCAACCGGTGGGTTGGGCAAACCGGTCGTGGACAAAAAGGCCGGTGGGCTGGCGAAGCCCACCGGCGGGAAACAAGGTCGAGTGCACTTTTATTGACCCGCGATCAGAAGTCTCGCGAACAGAGGTCCTGATCCGGCCAGCGAGCGCGGGATGTGGACGGTGACCTTGTCAATGCCAGGGCCGAAGCCATCGGGTTGCACTTCGGTGGTCACACCGAGACTGCTGTCCGCGGTGAGCCAGAACTGGAGCTCGGCACTGCATTGCGGGATTGGTTCGACGGTGGCCATCGATGCAGCCGTGCGGCGGAAGACAAAGTCCAGCGTGGTAGGTGTCACCGAAAGGGTGGGCAGGGCGGCGGAAGAATTCGAGTCCGGATTGGCCGGGTTGGGTTCGGTTCCAAACAGATACTCCAGCACGTTCTTGATGCCGTCGTGGTCCGGGTCGGCATCGCGGAGCGCGTTGTTGCCAGTCAGCCCCTTCGATTCCGCCCAGGCTTCGAAGGTGTTCGGAAGCGGAGCCGTGTAGACCAGCTTGAGCAGATTGCCCTGGACCTGCACGGCCCAGGAGCCTCCGCCGGTGAAAGCGCTGGCATCCACGGTGATTTCGCCGGGATCCAGTCCGGTGATGCCACTGGAGGTGGTGGCCAGCGTGAAGGTGCGGTTGGTGGGAGTGAAGTTCGTCAGCGAGGCCGGGGTGATGACAATGGTCGCGGGGCTGGCGGTGGAGGAGTTCACGGACAACGTGGTGGTGGCCAGCGTGTCGTAGCCCGTGCCATCCGCTCCATCCCAATCCGAAATCTCCCAGGCGTAGCGCGAGCCTGATGAGAGACTGAAGTCTGCGGTGGCGGTGAGCTTGCCCGCGCCGCCACTACCGGGTGCCAGCGTGCCATTGACCGTCACGGCGCTGCCGATGGTGCCGCTGCCTCCCAGTGTGCCCGAGCTGTCCACCGTCACGGCGGAATTGGGAAGCATTCCGTTCACGAACAACCGGCCGTTGTGGATGGTGGTATTGCCCGCGTAGGTTTTCGTTCCGGTGAATGAAACGGTTTGGGTGGCGCTGCCGGTGAGGGTGGTCAATCCGACGACGACCGCACCGCTTCCGGAGATGGTGTTCGCCACTTCAAGGCTGTCCGTGCGGGAAAATGTCAGCGTGCCATTGTTGACGACGGTGGCGCCGCCAAGACTGCCTGACGCCGACGGACCGGCTTGGGATGTATCGGTATTGCCGGGGACACCGCCCACCCGCACCGGCACACCGGCCGGAATGGTGATGGTGCCCGTGAGGGTGTTCGCCCCGGTGAGGATGAAGCCGGTCTCCACATTGGTCATGCCTGCGGCGGGATCCTGGAAGGTGACGTTTCCGGAGCCTGAGATCACACCCTGGAGTTTGAGGATGCGAGGGCCGTTGGCGGAGCGGTTGTCGATGTGGTTGCCCGGGCCGACCAGTTCGATCGGATTGGTCCAGGTCCAGTTGCCCTCGATCTGGGAAAGCGAGCCGCTGGTGGTGGCATCGCCGAGGATCACGCTGCCGCTGCCCATCGCGGTCGCGCCATTGCGGATGGTTTGGAATTCCGAGCCGCCTTTCACGATGAGGCGACCGCTGAATCCATTCCACGAGCTGGTTTCGGTGAAGCCGAGGCCGGTGCCGCTGTAGTTGAAGAACAAAGCGCCACCGTCGATGACGATGTCACCCGCACCATTGACATTCCGCATCTTCGCATTGGCCTTGTAGTCCAGGGTGCCGGTGCGGTTGAAGCGAAGCGTGCCACCGGATTGCACGGTGATCGCACCGCTTCCGATGTCGCCGTTCGTGGCACCATCGCCGATCACCAGCGTTCCCGCTTCGACGGTCGTGGTGCCGGTATAGGCGGAGGCGTTCGTGAGGGTCGCGGAGGATGTGCCGCGTTTGATCACATTACCTGCTCCTGAGACCGCTGTGCCGGAAAGCGTGTAGGGCAGCGTGCTGTTGTCGAAGGTCACGCTTGTTGGCTGGAGCGTGCCACTCAGGACCACGTTGCCGGTGGCCGCGCTGTCATTGAAGGTGACTTGATCGCCCTGCAGGAAATGGGTCGGGCTGGAATCCGAAGCGAGTATCCAGTTCGTGGTCGTGTCCAGCTCCCACGCGGTTCCCGCGGCACCGGTCCAGATGATGGATCCGCCGACGTACTGGAGCTTGAACGAAGTATCCGCGGCATCGTGAGTAAGCAGGAAGCGGCTGCCCGGAGCCAGTTGCAGGCTTGCCGGATCGCCATCCAGCGTCCCGTTGTAGTCGATCACGGTGGTGATGTTGCCGGGTGTGAGGCCCACGGTGGCGGTAGCGGTCAGGATGTGAGGGCCGCCGATATGAAGCCCGCCTGCGTCATTGACCACGAGTTGGTCGGTGGCTCTCAGTGTGGACATCGAGCCGGACTCCAGCGTGAGCGACTTCATGGTCCCGGTGCCAGCAGTGGCATTGTCGCCGGCTCCGAGGGAAGCGCTGCTCTTGACGGTGACCGAGGCGGTATCGAAGTGAT belongs to Luteolibacter ambystomatis and includes:
- a CDS encoding galactose oxidase, with the translated sequence MSSSLTPSLIAAALSVLPSAGVAGISTTLLPQVPDERGFAGAFTGVQDHILLAGGGANFPDGRMPWDGGTKVWHDKLFSLDLSKPDATWQEIGKLPAANGYGVSLTVPEGVLLIGGGDAARNFREVHLLTLEDTTPRFRALPLLPEPLAQMCGAMIGRKVHLCGGIVKPDSTTASSKHWVLDLDAMENGWKEEAGLPAPSRILATAAAVDESFFVMGGCSLAPDDQGKPKRTYLQDAWMFKDGRWTQLADMPRPAVGAATPAPVVNHSLLLVSGDDGTQVGIAKPEEHKGFARDVHRYDLVSGTWSKDGMLTLPPPVTLAVAPWKDGTIFFNGEVRPGVRTNQVFILHPDR
- a CDS encoding exo-alpha-sialidase yields the protein MHARLLALTLPLLSIPAEAKTLRLFIVTGESNALGTVGTTDLTMRSRPPGQHAAEHAGGVPFFWDNLANATTSGDAALGASSGWTILGAQTGGYHAGNDDHWGPEIGFSRLLWDTGYRDFGIIKAARGDGGNTFWLKGSTDDHMYQKITATVQAATTSLPAGYDDYEISGVLYVQGESNSTAEASAAGTRFSTLLSNLSADLPHATALKGVFGEIAGTGTNRDTTRTNQKSLADSRADIGYAESTGLTLQNEDGQSLHDDADSELLLGERMAAEMIGTGATGTTPMPAWSQLYGWFLADHGAAFDSSGAVQRWGNLVDGSAVHDLTRRVAGLTYRRPVTLAGGGVREVLRFDGSNDLWANSTEFGPLTSARSVAVLCQVTGTGDGFLFDGSTSSGRTRVQIRSGKWQAGVATSSAAWNGAETDTATRQTTVWQRHVFTFEPFDAGSGNIDTRIRHYVNGVEIANIVDADATNLGGLILGSNGGSPFSRLSCDIAEVAVFSKTLDASEVATLDSAWSSRWNNPGPPPFAAAVSQTPATVARFGRSELLHLSVDCPAAGSTTLQKVRLTLAPGTRRNIQSVHLLGTGLTTVTNPSTASLADVSLPSSDTLDLTCSSSLLEGRNHFSVVIVPKRRALLGSTLDAKIDSITVSGNPSGTMEPTNADPAGALTLGLVPSFTDIRRSGQDAVNTYRIPGIVSDTHGVLHAVFDIRYDSSADLPANVDVGYMRSTDGGATWSPMKAIMDFDASIPGSSGNGVGDPCILHDPVTDTIWVAALWSFGNHAYNGSGAGTAITQSGQYVLTKSTDGGNTWSAPINITAEVKDDINWRLVFQGPGHGFAMRNGTLVFPSQYRDASGTVRTCSVFSSDHGATWDFGSSVPTSSPQTNENTACELDDGRLLFSMRTPSGSNGQRAWARYTPGGATPMKDGTWGSLFRLSSVPDPVCQGSVIQWASKLAGQPRELILFGNPASSSTRTNFTLRVSADAGASWPASRQLYAGSAAYSSICILPDRSIGILFEKDDYSLITFARVEEEWLLNPAIDSDGDGMPDAWETLNGTNPSVNDASGDPDGDGQGNLQEHLAGTDPLAKSSVLVLTSQAVTPGGLDVSWASVPGRTYRIEESMDLMTWATDTADVTATSTTSSTMISTGPEKKFVRVKALR
- a CDS encoding dihydrodipicolinate synthase family protein, producing the protein MSLHELVAATHSPFHADGSIAPEVIPTQAALLAAQGIRTVFITGSTGESHSLSCAEKIRLYDAWAEAGPANGISVIAHVGGNCIEDCKTLACHAGSLGFSAISALAPSYYKPGSISSLIEWCAAIAREAPQTPFYYYDIPVLTGVTLPMEQFLVDAPARIPTLAGIKFTNPDLVSYRRSLEVAGDRFDLPFGIDEAMLGGLAAGARGAVGSTFNWAPQLYRDLIAAFQKGDFTEARRLQSLSIEMIDAIAATGFLGTAKALMARLGVPVGPARLPLGNPTTAQVDALLIKLRELGFEQWGAKPSTLANA
- a CDS encoding beta strand repeat-containing protein; this encodes MKPKGPLLPILLCLCANAGMASAVTWTGASNATWSTAGNWTPSAPTTTDTATFDSSSTANQVITLTAAATVAGITVNGAPSPISVSGNFALNAGAISVASGNQITFQNGANNTNLTFNALSGAGTVIISKAGTVNVSNNATASQNMVTANALNFTGNLTFRGGTASSAPGTMASSWTAVGAGALTQATGTSFSLDTGAAANNARDFIVTDAFSGKTLTLSSLTGYGALRCDWGGTASTTVTRTVRVEQTTDTAFNGMFLSHHGSGNIVRHLALVKAGTGTLTMNGIVGRQTTSAVGTTDQVPITVEAGTLVLSAANTRQGAATVNNGATLQIGSGGTTGSLGVAAATVANEGTLVFNHGAGTSLSVANVISGGGSIVKRGASALALTSASTTTGSIIAEAGTLRLGNHFDTASVTVKSSASLGAGDNATAGTGTMKSLTLESGSMSTLRATDQLVVNDAGGLHIGGPHILTATATVGLTPGNITTVIDYNGTLDGDPASLQLAPGSRFLLTHDAADTSFKLQYVGGSIIWTGAAGTAWELDTTTNWILASDSSPTHFLQGDQVTFNDSAATGNVVLSGTLQPTSVTFDNSTLPYTLSGTAVSGAGNVIKRGTSSATLTNASAYTGTTTVEAGTLVIGDGATNGDIGSGAITVQSGGTLRFNRTGTLDYKANAKMRNVNGAGDIVIDGGALFFNYSGTGLGFTETSSWNGFSGRLIVKGGSEFQTIRNGATAMGSGSVILGDATTSGSLSQIEGNWTWTNPIELVGPGNHIDNRSANGPRILKLQGVISGSGNVTFQDPAAGMTNVETGFILTGANTLTGTITIPAGVPVRVGGVPGNTDTSQAGPSASGSLGGATVVNNGTLTFSRTDSLEVANTISGSGAVVVGLTTLTGSATQTVSFTGTKTYAGNTTIHNGRLFVNGMLPNSAVTVDSSGTLGGSGTIGSAVTVNGTLAPGSGGAGKLTATADFSLSSGSRYAWEISDWDGADGTGYDTLATTTLSVNSSTASPATIVITPASLTNFTPTNRTFTLATTSSGITGLDPGEITVDASAFTGGGSWAVQVQGNLLKLVYTAPLPNTFEAWAESKGLTGNNALRDADPDHDGIKNVLEYLFGTEPNPANPDSNSSAALPTLSVTPTTLDFVFRRTAASMATVEPIPQCSAELQFWLTADSSLGVTTEVQPDGFGPGIDKVTVHIPRSLAGSGPLFARLLIAGQ
- a CDS encoding MFS transporter produces the protein MSDLPTNNASRQAWLTVALLWPVALLNYLDRQIFSTMKQSIMSGVPDIATNEHFGDLMAVFLFVYGFFSPVGGYVADRFNRRWVIIVSLGVWSAITWLTGHATTYQQMWWARALMGVSEACYIPAALALIADFHRSGTRSRAVGIHQSGIYLGIILGGQGGYIADSSHGWRAAFHWFGLAGVIYAAVLLLCLKNGPKVFSDATRGPRPGVLMSLRQLFGIGSFILLILYFSLPAMPGWVVKSWMPALLAETFHLNQGEAGVSATLWITLASIGGVVIGSTLADRWTRLTPRGHVFVSAIGMAVCIPALFGIGYAPSLGVAIAFLILFGLGWGFFDANNMPILCQIVRPELRATGYGLMNMASVTVGGLAVKLVGAMRDAGSSPALIFTTFGIMAAIAVALVLMIRPHGATASTD
- a CDS encoding substrate-binding domain-containing protein encodes the protein MRLRIQGGEWKEFLPGERRLAELLQVGRDTVRLAVQQLEREGTISPAEAGSRRRILVTTFAARKSNAGKHLKIGLLAHRPLEQLSQPALLEVDQIRRAIAGKGGSLEVFAPSWYERRAPAKNLEAFVSEETCSAWILLRSSEPVQRWFMQKGLPCLIRGYPHEGIDLPHLDVDWEATARHAAGRLWRLGHQRVGILVPTESLRGIAAAVKGALDLGETGFQPFEIPENGTVDGIARGLARALQLRNPPTALIATRPRQAATVLTWLGSRGIRVPADISLISLAREPFLEHLVPEVSGYDVDPDSVAKQVMRRLTSLISGNPHPGGNSWITPEVVKGASVAALKA